From the Fusarium oxysporum Fo47 chromosome X, complete sequence genome, the window GACGCCCATAGGTCAGCGAGTCTAGAGAGGTCAGTCGAGGTTGACAAAGGGAGTGAAAGGAGGGCACTGACTGTTGAGAGCTAGGCTCTCCTGCCGTGGCAACGGTCTTAAGTCTTGGGAAGTCCTGGGGGTTCTGCTTTGAAAGAATACTTGGGGTACAGATAAGGACGTCAATCTACCAAAGTTAGGAACAAGACCCATACTGAAAATAACCTGAACTCACCTCTTTTAGGGCTTTTGACCAGTCAGATCCCCGCAGAACTAAGGTTCCTCCATTTGATAGACAACCAAGTGTCTCCCAAGCAGCTTTCAGCATTGTTAGCTTACTTCTTCCCCAAGAGGACTTCAAGACTTACCCATATCAAAGCTGACGTTCAACACTTGACCAACACATGTTCCTGGACCAATATCCAGGTTGCCTGGTGCTTGGCATATCAGGTTTGTCACATTATTGTGAGTAACATCGACTCCTTTTGGTGTACCTGTTGTGCCTGGTACTTATTAGTCTTATGAGAATTAGTGTAAGGTACATTAACATACCTGATGTATATATCACATAGCAGCCATCCTCAGGCTTACTCACTGGAGCAAAGCCTTCGACACtttgcttgttgatgtcttcatcctcaatgaTGACAACATTTGTCACATCTGTATTTGAGATACGGTGTGCCGTAGCCTTTGAAGACAAAGCTATCCTTCCTCCGGTCTGTTGTAACACAAACCGTAAGGTCTCATCTGCCACTACGCCTCCATCAAGAGGAACATACTGAGCTCCACAAGACAAGATAGAAAGTATACCAACCAACATACCAACACCACGCTTGACAACAAGCGGCACACGATGTCCCGGCATAACGCCCAGACTTCGTAACCGTTGCGCCAACCGGATGCTTCGTTCAGCCAGCTCGCCATAGCTTATCTCAACAGCAGGCTCGGCAGATAGATCTCGTGCCGCAGTTGCCGAAGGCTGTGTGGTTGCATAGTGGAAGAACGCCTCTGTGACAGTTGAGAAGCTAGGCCGACTGCATGTACCTCGTGTAAACGATATTGGCACGGCAGCTCCCCGTGGGGAGGAGATGTCAAGCACAGATGATGCCATGCTAAGATCTGAGGCGTGTGCAAGATAAAATGAGGATCGTCATACAATTCCAAATAGACAGAAACTCAAATAGATTGAGTAGGAGTCAGGTCGGGGATGGCGGGAGATTGTGCATCAAAGATTTGAAATTAAGGAGTTGCATAAGAAACATCTCTCCACACACAAAAAGAAGGTCTGTTCTTAAATAAAGCCAAAGCCCTTCTCCCGCTTTTTCCTAATCCTACCCAGCCTTCTCGTCATGCTTGGCAGGATAGACCCAACACCAGCGACCTTTTGATCGTCAACCAGTCAGCTGCCCTTTCAAGTTGCACCTCGGAGGAGTACGCCCCCCAGACGCCCCCAAAATGCGTCTTTTTTCCTCTATCGAGATACAAGAAGGATCCGCCTTGAAACTCCGGAGTCGACCTAATACGGTAAATTTTGTTGGTAAACAAGAAACCATCTGCCAAGCTAAGGCATGTAGTTCCAGATAGCGTCGAAAAGAGGGACAGCTCAACAGGTATACCGCATGACAGATGGGGCAAGATTTCGTTTGCTTTGGTCCGTTGGTCCCAGTTAGGTAAGTAAGTATGTACCTGAACTCATCGAGGTCTTTGACCGAAAGGAACAACGAGGCGTGTGATGTGGTCTGCGTGCGTATCCCTGTAGGTACAGCGTACGTACCGTAGGCCCGCAGGCCCGCATATAGAGAGGGATCTGCCATGGTCATGGTTCCGTGGCTGCGGATACAAGGGTTGACCAAGACATCTCTAGCACGCGGGTTCTGCGGGAGCTGCAGGATCTGAGTTCGGCATCTGCGAAATCTCACATGAGCCGAGATGATATGAGGTGGAGTTGGCTGTAAGCTGTGCCGCTTTCGAATGAGGTTATCCAAGATAAGCCTAAATGACAGATAGCTTACTCATCACCTATATCgtataaaatataaagaaaaacaagTATTTGACCTTTTTGAACAGGTTTTCCAAAGACTCACCGAATCTATCAGTCAAATCTTACTCAACAAAGATCATCGGGTCTAAGAGCTAAGCATGCGAACGGCTCGACACTTGGACCAAGCCAACGGAATGACAGACACCAAGATCGACATGAGAGACAGCAAACCACGAGATTTTCACCAATACTTCCCGACGTGGAATTAGTCCCCAACCACCGCCCTTTCAAAATGCCTcagccaacaccaaaaatCTGCAGTGTCTCACTCTCTGCAGTGCAGGCTGCAGCTGCTCATTGCCTTTTTGCTGGGTTGATCCCAGCCGTGTCTCAGTTGAATCAAAGTCACTTTTGGTCCCCACTATCGATTGAGTGATCGACGCGGCTAAGGTCGCGTTATTGACGTACCCGAACTATTTGATCCAACGCAACCCGACAAGACAAGCAGCAGAGTCAATCTTGCCAAGTGCAGTGTTTTCAGCTACACTTTTTTCTCTTACGATTCTGTCATCGATATCGATCTGATTATGGATGAGCAATTGGTCCTTGCGTCCACGCCTGCAGACGGCGTACGCGTCCTCGCGTTAAACAGACCCTCCAAGCGAAACGCCCTCTCGCAGGAGCTCATTACCGTGTTTCTGGAACAGCTGAACACGGCGTCCAGGGACGATGGCGTGCGAGTCATTGTCATCACCAGCagctcttctttcttctgcGGTACTGTACCCTGGCCTacccatgcccatgcccatgccaCATGAGAGAATCCACAGGCCACAGGGGTATATTCCCCGGTACTTGTCACGCTCTAGTGGCAGGGCTAAGCTGAACTGGAACTGACGTACCAATAATTTAGCGGGAGCTGATATCGGGGAGATCTCACGGCTCGATGCGGAAGACGCGCGGGGCTGCCGCTATCTGGCGGACCTTTGCTCGGGGATGCAGGCCGTGCGCAAGCCCTTGATAGCTGCTGTTGAGGGAATGGCGGTGAGTTTAGTTTTTAGTTTTTTACCCGAGGTGTTGGTTGAAGTTAGACTGACGATGATTTTGCTGGGGATTGACAGCTCGGAGGGGGCTTTGAGCTTGCTCTCATGGTGAGTTGAGCTTTTTCCTTTCCGTGGACGGAACCCGTGGGTTACTGACGTCTCACAGTGTGACCTGATCTTTTCCGCGGACGGAAGCCACTTCGGTCTTCCAGAAGTGAAGATTGGTCTCATCCCTGGCGCTGGTGGTACACAGCGTCTGACCAACGCCGTAGGAAAGTACAAGGTGTTTCCCTCCCCCCAAACCTCGTGTTTCCTTATGCTGACATGCGTTATATAGGCCATGCAGATGATCCTCCTTGGCCAGCCCATATCAGCGGAGGAGGCCCGGTCCGTGGGTCTTGTCGCGCAGCTGTATGAGAGCGGCAAAGTCCTCGAGCACGTTATGAAGGATCATGCATCGACGCTTGCGGCCCTGAGCCCCACGGCGCTGGGCTTGGCTAAAGAGGCTATTTGTAGATGTAAGTAGTCATCATGTAGTTCGCGCGTCACGTTGACTAAGATGTTCATTATAGCTGATGATTTGGGGGCCGATCATGAGTTTGAGAGGAGTTTGTATTACTTTGCGTTTGGGACGGGGGATAAGCGAGAGGGTGTCAAGGCgttcttggagaagaggaagccaGAATGGGGGCCTAGGTAACTGTACGCGTTGGTCCTTCTGTAAAGTGGAAGTATATGCATGACGCGGTGATGATAGTTAACGTTCAAAGTGTATGCTTCTGTTGAGAGATATCATTGGTGCGCGGCATATGCCTGTATTCTCTTGGAAGATCCCGTGCTGCCAAGCTTTGCTGTCAGTTGACGATATTGTCGATCATTGATTATCAATCGTCCAGTCTGGTTGGCCCCAGTCGAATCTCATTGCTCAGCTCTCACATTTTCAGACTCGGCATTGAGGTTGCCAACCTGCCAATACTTGTGTACATAGTCTGCTGCTCCTGCACTGATTATTCGTTCTTCTTAGATGTCAGGCTTTGGCATTGATACGTTCACTCCTGTCTCAAACCCCCTCATGAATGTCAGGTGACTACATGCTCATGTCAACGTGTACGGATATCATGCGCTACTAAACGCCGCCCCGTCTCGCCTCGGTGGACATACGCAAGTCAAGCTCGGAAGCCATTCCACAGATTCTACAGCATTTTTCAAGCCTCATGCAACGGTGGGCCATGACTGCAGAGGAAAGGTGATGCAGTGGCCCAGGGTTGGACCGGATCTGTTGAACAAAACTAGCTGCATGCCAACACATGGTCCGGCACGGCACGTATAATCGAGATGTAACGTCGTTTGAGCAAAAATGATGTACTAAATCCAGTCTGGACCAACAATCTTGAGAGGTTTCTTTGATTTGCTGTCATGACAAGGATCCTGTCAAAGCGTGCATCAATAACCTGCTGGCACAAACGCTAAGCCGTTGTCAACCAACAATAGTTCTCGTGTCTATATGCGGGCTTGATGCCACGATATGAACTGATTAATTGCCCATCGACCAACACAACAAGCTGAGTAATTCACCTGCAATCATTATATTTGCCCATGCAAAGTCGTACGATTTATACTCCAGGCTAGGGTGATCCTCCCGCATCTCATCGTCTTAATCAACGCCACGCCGCGACTAGGTAGCAATAGCTCGTGGTGAGCCCTGGTATAAACTCAATTAGTCATTGGTGGGTGCACTTAAATGCCCAGGGTATCTTGTTCGCGTATGTTGATTGACTCTTTGGACAAGCTTTCGATAGTCTTCAATGTAACATCCATTAATGCAGCCTTGAACCTTAAATAAATGAAAACGACCTCTCTCTGAACCGTGCCTTTGCCGATAAGATGTTGCCGCGGCGGGATGTCACTGCGGATAGAGCGCTTTTGAAATTATTCTGATATTGATACTATGTTTAGATTTGTACCCCAATTCATAGGTGATTGTCAACTATGTAAGTGAAGAAAGTAAGAGAGAATCCCTTTCAGGATTATCTTCCATACTGGTCAGCAGAAACCGAGTTCATAAACGTAGTACCAGCGAGCCGGAGAGTATCAGGCTGGGCCACCGATCCATTGGGATTGAAGTAGAAGTGTTCGCCGTAGCCGCCACCATTGTTGAAAACAGGCCACTCGGGAACACCGGAAACTGCAAAGGTTAGTTTGATATCGTACATGTAGTGGACATAAAAAACTTACTTCCGTGTTCGTTGGGGTTAAGCTCGGTGATGAAGCTGATCCACATATGGCTCACAAGCTTGGCGAGGTCGAGAACCTCCTTTGATGCGTTCACAAGAGGGCCTTGACCCTTGCCGTAGCCTTGGCCGAGCAAGTTGTAGAAGACGTAAGCGACCTCGACAAAGTGAGGAGTTCCGATATAGTCGGCTAGAGTCCATGTCAATCAACACAAATCAGCCCAAATGTATGAGGGATATACTTACGCATGTTGGTGTTGGGGGACTCGAACAGGTACGCATATGAAGTCACGTTATGCTTAGACCAAGCATCAGTTCGTGCACGTCTCCACGACATGAAGAGCTGGTCACCCTGCAGAGCAGCCCATCTCTTATACTGCTTCTTGACAGGATCACTAGACTTGTAGCGGTAACCGGAGGGGATTCCGAGAGCATCGATGTTGGGATACAGAGCCAAGAGTGTGTCAATGGTGTCGGCATCAAGTCCAGTTGATCGAAGGCGAGCAACAGCCTCTTCAGTGGAGTCGACACCAGGCATCCCAAAGAAGCTACCCTCGTCAGCGTTGGTTCCAGCCATGAGAGGCACCTTGGTGAAGTTTCCGTTGGCGAGAAGCTTGGAGGGATAGTCGGGGACAAAGTCATCGTCAACGACAGGGTAGAAGCTGCCCTGGATCTTGGTGCTCGTGGCGTTCAGCTTCTCAAATGGGACTTGGCGGAGGCAAGCAAGCTTATCGGACTCCTTGTCGCAGCCAACTGCCTTGACGATAGTGTCGTAACGCTGCTGAGGTGCGGTGTAGTTCTTCATATCAGTCCCATCAGCTCCAGATTCGGCGATGATACCACGGAACAGCCCCTCGTCAACGCCTCCGTAAGCCATGGCTTGGTAGCCGACATTGCCTCCACCGGCACTCTCACCGAAGATGGTGACCTTTGAAGGGTCACCGCCAAAGGCAGCGATGTTCTCCTTGACCCAGTGCAGAGCAATGCGCTGGTCCTTCAAGCCGAGGTTAGCAACTCCGGCATCGAGAATGTCCTTGCTGGCCATGAAGCCCCAGAAGGAAAGTCTGTCTGTTGATTGTTAGAAAGAGGTCTAATTGGCATTAGGTGGTCGGCTTACAATCGACGGAGACTCCGATGAAGGGCTTGCCCATCTTGACGGACTCCTCTACCATGAAGCTCATATTATAAACGCCGTTGGCGCTAAAGTCCATGGTCCAACCTCCGCCGTGGATAAAGACACCAACTGGGAgtttctccttcttgttgCCCTTGGACATAGCGGGTCTGGCGATGTTCAAAGTCAAACAGTCCTCGCTGAAGGTCGCGGGACCCTGATCAGGGCTGTTCTACACAATGTCAGTGAGGCTTCACATGAACATGAGAGAGAAACCCACCCCGTAGCCAACACAAGAGTCAGCATACTTGGtgaccttcttgaccttgaaagtCTCGTTCAAAGGCTGAGGGTTCTGAAGACGAAGTTGGCCGACAGGAGGTTGAGCAAAGGGAACACCGAGGAAGAGATCTTGATCTAGTCCAGCGACATATTTGCCCTCAAGAGTACCATTCTTGACTCGCACCGAAGGTGCTTGTCGTCCAAGAACGCCTTCAGTGAGAAGGGCGACCGCAGTGACCAGTTTCAAGAGAGAAGGCATGGTGAAAAGAAGGCTTGGCGTGACACTTCTCAAGTCTCAGAACCATCTCGTCAGTGGAACTCGAGATTATTTATTTATTGCCACGGGCTTGGTAAAATCACGGTCTTGGTCTTCCCGTTGACCAAAGCTCCGGTTAGAACGCCCTTGAGCGGAGAATAGAAACGTCATGCGGAACAATTCCCAGAAAATCCATCAAAATCCTCAATGCATCACGTATACTATCAACCAGGATACCACGCTACAACCATGCCATTCCCTATTTCGACCACAATTCCGAATATTCACGTTTGCCGAGGTCAACTGCCGTTCGCCT encodes:
- a CDS encoding ClpP/crotonase-like domain-containing protein — encoded protein: MPQPTPKICSVSLSAVQAAAAHCLFAGLIPAVVFSYTFFSYDSVIDIDLIMDEQLVLASTPADGVRVLALNRPSKRNALSQELITVFLEQLNTASRDDGVRVIVITSSSSFFCAGADIGEISRLDAEDARGCRYLADLCSGMQAVRKPLIAAVEGMALGGGFELALMCDLIFSADGSHFGLPEVKIGLIPGAGGTQRLTNAVGKYKAMQMILLGQPISAEEARSVGLVAQLYESGKVLEHVMKDHASTLAALSPTALGLAKEAICRSDDLGADHEFERSLYYFAFGTGDKREGVKAFLEKRKPEWGPR
- a CDS encoding Alpha/Beta hydrolase protein encodes the protein MPSLLKLVTAVALLTEGVLGRQAPSVRVKNGTLEGKYVAGLDQDLFLGVPFAQPPVGQLRLQNPQPLNETFKVKKVTKYADSCVGYGNSPDQGPATFSEDCLTLNIARPAMSKGNKKEKLPVGVFIHGGGWTMDFSANGVYNMSFMVEESVKMGKPFIGVSVDYRLSFWGFMASKDILDAGVANLGLKDQRIALHWVKENIAAFGGDPSKVTIFGESAGGGNVGYQAMAYGGVDEGLFRGIIAESGADGTDMKNYTAPQQRYDTIVKAVGCDKESDKLACLRQVPFEKLNATSTKIQGSFYPVVDDDFVPDYPSKLLANGNFTKVPLMAGTNADEGSFFGMPGVDSTEEAVARLRSTGLDADTIDTLLALYPNIDALGIPSGYRYKSSDPVKKQYKRWAALQGDQLFMSWRRARTDAWSKHNVTSYAYLFESPNTNMPDYIGTPHFVEVAYVFYNLLGQGYGKGQGPLVNASKEVLDLAKLVSHMWISFITELNPNEHGISGVPEWPVFNNGGGYGEHFYFNPNGSVAQPDTLRLAGTTFMNSVSADQYGR